The Austwickia sp. genome includes a region encoding these proteins:
- a CDS encoding glycoside hydrolase family 13 protein, with the protein MDPARPAGRAPAWWRTAVIYQVYPRSWADSDGDGIGDLPGITARLAHLADLGVDALWLSPFYASPQNDAGYDVADYRAVDPLFGTMADADALIARAHELGLRAIVDLVPNHTSSDHPWFQAALAAPPGSAERARYLFRPGRGQDGELPPNDWRSVFGGLAWSRVADPDTGTPGEWYLHLFDVTQPDLDWTNPQVAAEFEAILRYWLDRGFDGFRVDVAHGLVKEPGLPDWPAEQELLKPGDDGYAGRRHAPMWDQDGVHDIYRSWRAVLDAYNPPDAPGHDPARDRILCAEAWVDPLSRAARYVRPDEMHQAFNFDYLQAPWTAPAQRAVIDASIRACAAVGAPTTWVLSNHDVIRHATRLALPSARRTGRGPNGVGATDRQPDAALGLRRARAATTIMLALPGSAYLYQGEELGLPEHTSLPDELRQDPTWLRTGQQEYGRDGCRVPMPWEAQAPAYGFNATGATWLPQPATYGELAVDLQREVPGSTYELYRALLRIRRERRLGAGEVAFVDGYGEDVLAFSVAAPGAPPVLVLANLGATPIALPDLPVLVSSADAGGGGPAPTSLPPDAAVWLAG; encoded by the coding sequence ATGGACCCCGCGCGACCGGCTGGCCGGGCCCCGGCCTGGTGGCGAACCGCGGTGATCTACCAGGTCTACCCCCGCAGCTGGGCCGACTCGGACGGCGACGGCATCGGCGACCTGCCGGGCATCACGGCGCGCCTGGCGCACCTGGCCGATCTCGGGGTGGACGCGCTGTGGCTGTCGCCGTTCTACGCCAGCCCGCAGAACGATGCGGGGTACGACGTGGCCGACTACCGCGCCGTCGACCCGCTCTTCGGGACCATGGCGGACGCCGACGCCCTCATCGCGCGGGCGCACGAGCTCGGCCTGCGGGCGATCGTCGACCTCGTGCCGAACCACACGAGCAGCGACCACCCCTGGTTCCAGGCGGCGCTGGCCGCGCCGCCGGGGTCGGCGGAGCGGGCCCGCTACCTGTTCCGCCCGGGTCGGGGCCAGGACGGGGAGCTGCCCCCGAACGACTGGCGCTCGGTCTTCGGCGGCCTGGCGTGGAGCCGCGTGGCCGACCCGGACACGGGCACGCCGGGCGAGTGGTACCTGCACCTGTTCGACGTGACCCAGCCCGACCTCGACTGGACGAACCCGCAGGTCGCGGCCGAGTTCGAGGCGATCCTGCGGTATTGGCTGGACCGCGGGTTCGACGGCTTCCGGGTGGACGTCGCGCACGGGCTGGTCAAGGAGCCCGGCCTGCCGGACTGGCCGGCCGAACAAGAGCTGCTCAAGCCCGGCGACGACGGCTACGCCGGCCGCCGCCACGCGCCGATGTGGGACCAGGACGGGGTCCACGACATCTATCGGTCCTGGCGGGCGGTGCTCGACGCCTACAATCCGCCCGACGCCCCCGGTCACGACCCGGCCCGGGATCGGATCCTGTGCGCCGAGGCGTGGGTGGACCCGCTGTCCCGCGCCGCGCGCTACGTCCGCCCCGACGAGATGCACCAGGCCTTCAATTTCGACTACCTGCAGGCGCCCTGGACGGCCCCCGCGCAGCGCGCGGTCATCGACGCGTCGATCCGTGCCTGCGCCGCGGTGGGGGCGCCCACCACCTGGGTGTTGTCGAACCACGACGTCATCCGGCACGCCACCCGCCTCGCGCTGCCGTCGGCGCGGCGGACCGGCCGCGGCCCCAACGGGGTCGGCGCCACCGACCGGCAGCCGGACGCCGCGCTCGGCCTGCGCCGCGCCCGCGCCGCCACGACGATCATGCTCGCGCTGCCCGGCTCGGCCTACCTCTACCAGGGCGAGGAGCTGGGCCTGCCCGAGCACACCAGCCTGCCCGATGAGCTGCGCCAGGATCCGACGTGGCTGCGCACCGGCCAGCAGGAGTACGGCCGGGACGGCTGCCGCGTCCCGATGCCGTGGGAGGCACAGGCCCCGGCGTACGGCTTCAACGCCACCGGCGCGACCTGGCTGCCGCAGCCCGCGACGTACGGCGAGTTGGCCGTCGACCTGCAGCGGGAGGTGCCCGGCTCGACGTACGAGCTCTACCGCGCGCTGCTGCGGATCCGCCGCGAGCGCCGGCTCGGAGCGGGCGAGGTGGCCTTCGTCGATGGGTACGGCGAGGACGTGCTCGCCTTCTCGGTCGCCGCCCCGGGAGCACCGCCGGTGCTGGTCCTGGCCAACCTCGGCGCCACCCCGATCGCGCTGCCCGACCTTCCGGTGCTGGTCAGCAGCGCCGATGCCGGCGGCGGAGGGCCCGCGCCGACCAGCCTGCCGCCCGACGCCGCGGTCTGGCTGGCGGGCTGA
- a CDS encoding acyl-CoA thioesterase II: MSPSDPGYDPLADLLRVLDLTPAAEVSPAAAGAAAEGSHGLPYAAQDVFLGASQPTPHGRVFGGQVVAQALIAAGLTLLAERRVHSLHGYFLRPGDATEPIRFEVERLRDGHSFSARRVHAVQHGQPILSMIFSFQVPAGGLDHQAAMPPVPMPDHIASIADLLAQAPDNLAKNWTVRRPIDMRHCEGPLYLRPGSIRTTAQHVWIRAVGRLPNDPLIHAAVLAYASDYTILEAVLREHGVYWTDPRLRPASLDHAMWFHRELRADEWILYAETSPSASGGRGLGFGHMFDTSGALVATVAQEGMLRIKERPPTDA; this comes from the coding sequence CTGTCTCCCAGCGACCCCGGCTACGACCCCCTGGCCGACCTGCTGCGGGTGCTCGACCTCACGCCGGCCGCGGAGGTTTCCCCCGCGGCGGCGGGTGCGGCGGCGGAGGGCTCGCACGGCCTGCCGTACGCGGCGCAGGACGTCTTCCTCGGCGCCAGCCAGCCCACCCCGCACGGCCGCGTCTTCGGTGGTCAGGTCGTGGCGCAGGCGCTGATCGCCGCGGGGCTCACGCTGCTGGCCGAGCGGCGGGTCCACTCGCTGCACGGCTACTTCCTGCGCCCCGGCGACGCCACCGAGCCGATCCGGTTCGAGGTCGAGCGGCTCCGGGACGGTCATTCGTTCTCCGCGCGGCGGGTGCACGCCGTCCAGCACGGCCAGCCGATCCTGTCGATGATCTTCAGCTTCCAGGTGCCCGCCGGGGGCCTGGACCACCAGGCCGCGATGCCGCCGGTGCCGATGCCGGACCACATCGCCTCGATCGCTGACCTGCTCGCCCAGGCCCCCGACAATCTCGCGAAGAACTGGACGGTGCGCCGCCCGATCGACATGCGCCACTGCGAGGGCCCGCTCTACCTGCGACCCGGCTCGATCCGCACCACCGCGCAGCACGTGTGGATCCGCGCCGTGGGCCGGCTCCCCAACGACCCGCTGATCCACGCGGCGGTGCTCGCCTACGCCTCGGACTACACGATCCTCGAGGCGGTCCTGCGCGAACACGGCGTCTACTGGACCGACCCGCGGCTGCGGCCCGCCAGCCTCGACCACGCGATGTGGTTCCATCGGGAGCTGCGCGCCGACGAGTGGATCCTGTACGCCGAGACCTCGCCCTCCGCATCCGGCGGTCGAGGGCTCGGCTTCGGGCACATGTTTGACACCTCCGGCGCGCTGGTCGCGACCGTGGCCCAGGAGGGCATGCTGCGGATCAAGGAGCGGCCACCGACGGACGCGTGA
- the malQ gene encoding 4-alpha-glucanotransferase, producing the protein MSRSAPSVALADLAHAYGVATEYWDWQGHHVVVGAETIVAVLRALDVPCGDESAIEASLREVDLRPWRLTLPHSTLARRGTSTGVPVHVPHGAAVSVWVELEDRGGRREIRQLEHNVPPRDVDGVLVGEAMFAIPADFPLGWHTLYAQVEDEVPVTAPLIVVPDALSLPPKVAARGAAGLMVQLYAARSRASWGVGDLADLADLTAWARRDLGSDFVLVNPLHAAEPVAPMEPSPYLPTSRRFVNPLYIRVEDIPEVASLLPRDRKHVEECARKARRLSQADTIARDAAWALKDSALRIVYAAAPSARRSMGFEAFCAREGQGLVDFATWCAIAAERGIADWPDELSDARSAVVAAERERLAEDVRYHMWLQWIVDEQLASVQRLARAAGMTIGVMQDLAVGVHPEGADAWGLGDALGRGVTVGAPPDPYNQLGQNWSQPPWRPDKLAECGYAPYRDMLRAALRHSGALRIDHVIGLFRLWWVPEGHSPTEGTYVRYDYDALIGILVLEAHRAGAVVVGEDLGTVEPWVRDYLRERGILGTSILWFERTDDGGVRRPEDYRRMCLASVTTHDLPPTAGYLTGEHMVIRGQLGLFTRDVEVERAEDEADRAAMIAMLADRGLLGEDRRTRKVVEALHRYVSWTPALLVGISLSDLVGDVRTINQPGTDEEYPNWRVPLAGPDRQPLMLDDVIADPGAKRITRAVQRG; encoded by the coding sequence GTGTCCCGTTCTGCGCCCTCGGTGGCCCTTGCCGATCTGGCCCACGCGTACGGCGTCGCCACCGAGTATTGGGACTGGCAGGGGCACCACGTCGTGGTCGGCGCCGAGACCATCGTGGCGGTGCTGCGGGCCCTCGACGTACCGTGCGGCGACGAGTCCGCGATCGAGGCCAGCCTGCGCGAGGTCGACCTGCGGCCGTGGCGGCTCACCCTGCCGCACAGCACGCTCGCGCGGCGCGGCACGTCGACCGGCGTTCCCGTGCACGTGCCGCACGGCGCGGCGGTGTCCGTCTGGGTGGAGCTGGAGGATCGCGGCGGGCGTCGGGAGATCCGCCAGCTCGAGCACAACGTCCCGCCCCGGGACGTCGACGGGGTCCTGGTGGGCGAGGCGATGTTCGCGATCCCGGCGGACTTCCCGCTGGGCTGGCACACCCTGTATGCGCAGGTCGAGGACGAGGTCCCGGTCACCGCACCGCTCATCGTCGTGCCGGATGCGCTGAGCCTGCCCCCGAAGGTCGCCGCGCGGGGCGCGGCGGGGCTGATGGTGCAGCTGTACGCCGCCCGGTCGCGGGCGTCCTGGGGGGTTGGCGACCTGGCCGACCTGGCGGACCTGACGGCGTGGGCGCGGCGGGACCTGGGCAGCGACTTCGTGCTGGTCAACCCGCTGCACGCCGCCGAGCCGGTCGCGCCGATGGAACCATCGCCGTACCTGCCGACCTCGCGCCGGTTCGTGAATCCGCTCTACATCCGGGTCGAGGACATCCCCGAGGTGGCCTCCCTGCTGCCGCGGGACCGCAAGCACGTCGAGGAGTGCGCCCGCAAGGCTCGGCGGCTGTCCCAGGCCGACACGATTGCTCGAGACGCCGCCTGGGCGCTGAAGGACAGCGCGCTGCGGATCGTGTACGCCGCGGCGCCCTCGGCCCGGCGCAGCATGGGCTTCGAGGCCTTCTGCGCGCGCGAGGGTCAGGGCCTGGTGGACTTCGCCACCTGGTGCGCGATCGCCGCCGAGCGCGGCATCGCCGATTGGCCGGACGAGCTCTCGGATGCGCGCTCGGCCGTCGTGGCCGCGGAACGGGAGCGGCTGGCCGAGGACGTGCGCTACCACATGTGGCTGCAGTGGATCGTGGACGAGCAGCTGGCGTCGGTGCAGCGGCTCGCGCGGGCCGCGGGGATGACGATCGGCGTCATGCAGGACCTCGCCGTCGGCGTACACCCGGAGGGCGCCGACGCGTGGGGGCTCGGCGACGCCCTGGGGCGCGGGGTCACGGTGGGGGCGCCGCCGGACCCGTACAACCAGCTGGGTCAGAACTGGAGCCAGCCGCCGTGGCGCCCCGACAAGCTGGCCGAGTGCGGTTACGCGCCGTACCGCGACATGCTCCGCGCCGCCCTGCGGCACTCGGGGGCCCTGCGGATCGACCACGTGATCGGCCTCTTCCGGTTGTGGTGGGTGCCGGAGGGGCACAGCCCCACGGAGGGCACCTACGTGCGCTACGACTACGACGCGCTCATCGGCATCCTGGTGCTGGAGGCGCACCGGGCCGGGGCCGTCGTGGTCGGGGAGGACCTCGGCACGGTGGAGCCGTGGGTGCGCGACTACCTGCGCGAGCGGGGAATCCTCGGCACCTCGATCCTGTGGTTCGAGCGCACCGACGACGGTGGGGTGCGTCGCCCCGAGGACTACCGCCGGATGTGCCTGGCGTCGGTGACCACGCACGACCTGCCGCCGACGGCCGGGTACCTGACCGGTGAGCACATGGTGATCCGGGGGCAGCTGGGCCTGTTCACCCGGGACGTCGAGGTCGAGCGCGCCGAGGACGAGGCCGACCGGGCGGCGATGATCGCGATGCTCGCCGACCGCGGCCTGCTGGGGGAGGACCGGCGCACCCGCAAGGTGGTCGAGGCGCTGCACCGGTACGTGTCCTGGACCCCCGCGCTGCTCGTGGGCATCAGCCTGTCCGACCTCGTCGGGGACGTGCGGACGATCAACCAGCCGGGCACCGACGAGGAATACCCCAACTGGCGCGTCCCGCTCGCCGGGCCGGATCGCCAGCCGCTGATGCTGGACGACGTGATCGCCGACCCAGGGGCGAAGCGCATCACCCGGGCGGTGCAACGCGGCTGA
- a CDS encoding ATP-binding cassette domain-containing protein — protein MTITLPSRSTAPALPVDADGQPVAVHARGLRLDGKRGRIYGPIDLDLPTGSLTVLTGRAGTGKTSLLLSLAGRMNPSAGELTVLGYELPRRSRSVQHRTSAMGIAGLDDLDEEVSVGACVRERQAWLALPWKIVRSPNDATVERVCAAAFGDLPVPAAADIVHELPEASNLLLRIALALLSEPQLIVVDEIDQLHDLGERDLIWKRLEAIAASGVTVVAACSGAAELDRVDWQRPPRHVPLPDHETVTLSSAADAR, from the coding sequence ATGACGATCACTCTTCCCAGCCGCTCCACCGCCCCGGCGCTGCCCGTGGACGCCGACGGGCAACCGGTCGCCGTGCACGCCCGGGGCCTGCGCCTCGACGGCAAGCGCGGACGCATCTACGGACCCATCGACCTCGATCTGCCGACCGGTTCCCTCACCGTGCTCACGGGCCGCGCCGGGACCGGCAAGACCTCGCTGCTCCTCAGCCTTGCCGGCCGGATGAACCCCTCCGCGGGCGAGCTGACGGTGCTGGGGTACGAGCTGCCGCGGCGCTCGCGTTCCGTGCAGCACCGGACCTCCGCCATGGGCATCGCGGGCCTCGACGACCTGGACGAAGAGGTCTCAGTAGGGGCCTGCGTGCGAGAGCGGCAGGCCTGGCTCGCGCTGCCCTGGAAGATCGTCCGCTCCCCCAACGACGCGACGGTCGAGCGGGTGTGCGCTGCCGCCTTCGGTGACCTGCCCGTGCCCGCCGCGGCGGACATCGTGCACGAGTTGCCCGAGGCGTCCAACCTGCTCCTGCGTATCGCCCTGGCGCTGCTCAGCGAGCCGCAGCTCATCGTCGTGGACGAGATCGACCAACTGCATGACCTCGGTGAACGCGACCTGATCTGGAAGCGCCTCGAGGCGATTGCCGCGTCGGGCGTGACCGTGGTCGCGGCGTGCTCTGGTGCGGCCGAGCTGGACCGGGTCGACTGGCAGCGGCCGCCCCGGCACGTGCCCCTGCCCGACCACGAGACCGTCACCCTCTCCTCGGCCGCCGACGCGCGCTGA
- a CDS encoding globin: MSDPDQRTPYERMGGAPTFAALTRAFYRGVADDPLLRPMYPEADLEPARERLELFLAQYWGGPTTYSDRRGHPRLRMRHMGFAVTPAARDAWLTHMLAAVDTLDLEPDDEAMLREYLTRAAYSLVNRAE, translated from the coding sequence ATGAGCGACCCCGACCAGCGCACGCCGTACGAGCGGATGGGCGGCGCGCCCACCTTCGCCGCCCTCACCCGGGCGTTCTACCGCGGCGTCGCGGACGACCCGCTGCTGCGGCCGATGTATCCGGAGGCGGACCTGGAGCCCGCACGGGAGCGGCTGGAGCTGTTCCTGGCGCAGTACTGGGGCGGGCCCACGACGTACAGCGATCGCCGCGGGCACCCGCGGCTGCGCATGCGCCACATGGGGTTCGCGGTGACCCCGGCGGCCCGGGACGCCTGGCTGACGCACATGCTGGCCGCGGTGGACACCCTCGACCTAGAACCCGACGACGAGGCGATGTTGCGCGAGTACCTGACCCGAGCCGCGTACTCCCTCGTCAACCGAGCCGAGTGA
- a CDS encoding mechanosensitive ion channel family protein gives MHAVSAREVSAEALLAWLLNQGLTILLIVVVALATRWLLHRLINRVVASLSVPKPARTAAASDGTASAGTASGTSSTPATAAGRAEDADPGRIPTEELPTVRRHARLAARALEGSFLNPERQRQRVETLGSVLRSITTVILFVIAVLMIGDELGFNMAPVLASAGVGGVALGFGAQSLVKDFLSGMFMLAEDQYGVGDLIDVDNVTGTVEEVTLRVTRLRDGDGVIWYVRNGEITRLANKTQGWSTATVDIPVGFGESPERVIEVLRTAMAAMDADDRWEDLLLEEPKVVGVEATAPGTFSVRIVAKCAPNEHWGVQREIRERSLIACADAGIKPPPTYPPYGGNPT, from the coding sequence ATGCACGCCGTCTCCGCCCGTGAGGTGTCCGCCGAGGCCTTGCTGGCGTGGCTCCTCAACCAGGGGCTGACGATCCTGCTCATCGTGGTCGTGGCGCTGGCGACCCGGTGGCTGCTGCACCGCCTCATCAACCGCGTGGTCGCCTCCCTCAGCGTGCCCAAGCCGGCGCGGACGGCGGCGGCGAGCGATGGTACGGCGAGTGCCGGCACCGCCTCGGGCACGTCCTCGACCCCGGCGACCGCCGCGGGCCGCGCCGAGGACGCCGACCCGGGGCGGATCCCGACCGAGGAACTGCCGACCGTACGCCGGCACGCCCGGCTCGCCGCCCGGGCCCTGGAGGGCAGCTTCCTCAACCCCGAACGGCAGCGGCAGCGCGTCGAGACCCTCGGCTCGGTGCTGCGCAGCATCACCACGGTCATCCTCTTCGTCATCGCGGTGCTCATGATCGGCGACGAGCTGGGCTTCAACATGGCGCCGGTGCTGGCCTCGGCCGGGGTCGGCGGCGTGGCGCTCGGGTTCGGCGCGCAGAGCCTCGTCAAGGACTTCCTGTCGGGCATGTTCATGCTGGCCGAGGACCAGTACGGCGTCGGCGACCTCATCGACGTCGACAATGTCACCGGCACGGTCGAGGAGGTCACCCTGCGGGTGACCCGGCTGCGCGACGGCGACGGCGTGATCTGGTATGTCCGCAACGGCGAGATCACCCGGCTCGCCAACAAGACCCAGGGCTGGTCGACGGCGACGGTGGACATCCCGGTCGGCTTCGGCGAGTCCCCCGAGCGCGTCATCGAGGTGCTGCGCACGGCGATGGCGGCCATGGACGCCGACGACCGCTGGGAGGACCTGCTGCTGGAGGAGCCGAAGGTCGTCGGCGTCGAGGCCACGGCGCCGGGCACCTTCTCGGTGCGTATCGTCGCCAAGTGCGCGCCCAACGAACACTGGGGCGTCCAGCGCGAGATCCGCGAGCGCAGCCTCATCGCCTGTGCCGACGCGGGCATCAAGCCGCCGCCGACCTACCCGCCGTACGGAGGCAACCCCACATGA
- a CDS encoding acyl-CoA thioesterase, which produces MTDPRYFVDIQLRWGDMDAFGHINNVEYVRLLEQARVVGLTDWFAGTDVDLLRTGVLVARQEIEYLAQLAYRSAPIRITMWVSRISGGSFDIGYEVRDPADVGEQLYARAETTMVCYDLVEGRSRRLSEGERGAFERMRGPEVPFRRRQR; this is translated from the coding sequence ATGACCGACCCGCGCTACTTCGTGGACATCCAGCTCCGCTGGGGCGACATGGATGCCTTCGGGCACATCAACAACGTCGAGTACGTGCGCTTGCTGGAGCAGGCGCGGGTCGTCGGGCTGACCGACTGGTTCGCGGGCACCGACGTGGACCTGCTGCGCACCGGGGTGTTGGTGGCGCGCCAGGAGATCGAGTACCTGGCGCAACTGGCCTATCGCAGTGCGCCCATCCGCATCACCATGTGGGTGTCGCGGATCTCGGGCGGGTCGTTCGACATCGGCTACGAGGTGCGCGACCCGGCGGACGTCGGCGAGCAGCTCTACGCGCGCGCCGAGACGACGATGGTCTGCTACGACCTGGTGGAGGGCCGGTCCCGGCGGCTCAGCGAGGGGGAGCGGGGGGCGTTCGAGCGGATGCGGGGTCCGGAGGTGCCGTTCCGGCGGCGGCAGCGCTAG